One window of the Salvia miltiorrhiza cultivar Shanhuang (shh) chromosome 6, IMPLAD_Smil_shh, whole genome shotgun sequence genome contains the following:
- the LOC130988535 gene encoding phosphatidylglycerophosphate phosphatase PTPMT2-like: MKIEELDDGAESMIESKYSRNSETRLIAVRVDAKRALVGAGARILFYPTLLYNVFRNKVQAEFRWWDQIDQFLLLGAVPFPKDVPRLKQLGVGGVITLNEPYETLVPTSLYYANEIDHLVIPTRDYLFAPSFGDINRAVDFIHRNALSGQTTYVHCKAGRGRSTTIVLCYLVQYKHMTPAAALEYVRSRRPRVLLAPIQWKAVQEYQQRCMASRTVCTSGDAVLITKADLEGYDSPCNDNSSKELAVVSRRSNTSPMMARLSCLFASLRVSGNCGPVMRQLTEARAC, from the exons ATGAAGATCGAGGAGCTCGATGATGGCGCGGAAAGTATGATAGAGAGCAAGTACAGCAGAAATAGCGAAACGAGGCTGATCGCGGTTAGGGTTGACGCAAAAAGGGCTTTAGTCGGAGCCGGGGCTCGGATCCTGTTCTATCCGACCCTTTTGTACAACGTATTCCGCAACAAAGTTCAAGCGGAGTTCCGGTGGTGGGATCAAATCGATCAG TTTCTACTGCTGGGCGCTGTTCCATTTCCAAAGGATGTACCCCGTTTGAAGCAGCTTGGAGTTGGGGGTGTAATTACTCTGAATGAGCCCTACGAGACTCTGGTCCCGACATCTTTGTACTAT GCTAATGAGATAGACCATCTTGTCATCCCCACTAGGGATTATCTCTTTGCTCCTTCTTTTGGGGATATTAACCGTGCAGTGGATTTCATTCACA GAAATGCGTTGAGTGGTCAAACAACATATGTTCATTGCAAAGCAGGGCGAGGAAGGAGCACAACCATTGTTCTCTGTTATCTG GTTCAATATAAGCATATGACTCCCGCTGCTGCACTTGAATACGTTCGGTCTAGAAGACCCAGGGTCTTGTTAGCTCCAATCCAATGGAAG GCAGTTCAAGAATATCAGCAGCGATGCATGGCTTCAAGAACGGTCTGCACATCCGGGGATGCTGTGTTAATCACAAAAGCTGATCTAGAAGGGTATGATAGTCCTTGCAATGACAACTCAAGTAAGGAGCTTGCAGTCGTGTCTAGAAGGTCGAACACGAGTCCTATGATGGCTAGGTTGTCGTGCCTCTTTGCATCTCTGAGAGTTTCAGGTAATTGTGGACCTGTAATGAGGCAGCTGACTGAAGCGCGTGCTTGTTGA
- the LOC130988536 gene encoding LOW QUALITY PROTEIN: laccase-17-like (The sequence of the model RefSeq protein was modified relative to this genomic sequence to represent the inferred CDS: inserted 1 base in 1 codon), with amino-acid sequence MGSPQLVACIALFCALMALCLLPHHANAITRRFDFNIKMQNVTRLCHTKSMVTVNGKFPGPRVVAREGDRLLIKVTNHVPNNITIHWHGIRQLRSGWADGPAYITQCPIKXAQTYVYNFTLVGQRGTLFWHAHISWLRATLYGPIIILPKINVDYPFQKPYKEIPIIFGEWFNADPEAIIKQALASGGGPNVSDAYTINGLPGPLYNCSAKDTFKLKVKAGKTYLLRIINAALNDELFFSIANHTLTVVDVDAVYVKPFQTTTILITPGQTTNVLLHTKPRFPAATFLMTARPYVTGQGTFDNSTVAGILEYEAPSLHIKNLPLYKPLLPPLNDTSFATCFAGKLRSLASAEFPAKVPRRVERRFFFTVGLGTSPCDRPDATCQGPNGTKFAASVSNVSFVQPTTALLEAHFTGRSRGVYSPDFPVSPLRWFNYTGTPPNNTAVGNVTKLVVLPFNASVEVVMQDTSILGAESHPLHLHGFNFFVVGQGFGNYDPVNDPNSFNLVDPVERNTVGVPAGGWVAIRFFADNPGVWFMHCHLEVHTSWGLKMAWLVLDGKLPNQKLLPPPSDLPKC; translated from the exons atgggTAGCCCTCAATTAGTTGCATGTATAGCACTGTTTTGTGCATTGATGGCGTTGTGCCTGCTTCCTCACCATGCAAATGCCATCACCAGGCGCTTCGACTTCAAT ATCAAAATGCAAAATGTAACACGATTATGCCACACGAAGAGCATGGTGACTGTGAACGGGAAATTCCCAGGGCCTCGTGTAGTAGCAAGGGAGGGAGATCGCCTACTCATAAAAGTCACCAATCATGTCCCCAACAATATCACCATCCACTG GCATGGAATTAGGCAACTCCGGAGTGGATGGGCAGATGGGCCGGCGTATATCACACAGTGCCCCATCA CTGCCCAAACCTATGTCTACAATTTCACACTTGTTGGCCAAAGAGGAACCCTTTTTTGGCATGCACATATTTCCTGGCTTAGAGCTACTCTTTACGGTCCTATCATCATCCTCCCCAAGATAAATGTTGATTATCCATTCCAGAAACCCTACAAGGAAATCCCCATCATATTTG gagAATGGTTCAATGCCGACCCGGAAGCCATCATCAAGCAAGCTCTAGCCAGCGGCGGCGGCCCCAACGTCTCCGACGCCTACACCATCAACGGCCTTCCGGGCCCACTCTACAACTGTTCTGCCAAAG ATACATTCAAATTGAAGGTGAAGGCAGGCAAGACGTACCTCCTCCGCATCATCAACGCCGCACTCAACGACGAGCTCTTCTTCAGCATCGCCAACCACACTCTCACGGTGGTCGACGTCGACGCAGTCTACGTCAAGCCCTTCCAGACCACCACCATACTCATCACACCGGGCCAGACCACCAACGTACTTCTCCACACCAAACCACGCTTCCCCGCGGCCACTTTCCTCATGACCGCCCGCCCCTACGTCACCGGCCAGGGCACCTTCGACAACTCCACCGTCGCCGGAATTCTCGAGTACGAGGCACCATCCCTTCACATAAAAAACCTCCCTCTCTACAAGCCCCTCCTCCCGCCTCTCAACGACACCTCCTTCGCCACCTGCTTCGCGGGGAAGCTCCGCAGCCTGGCGAGCGCGGAGTTCCCCGCGAAGGTGCCGCGGAGGGTGGAGAGGCGCTTCTTCTTCACCGTGGGATTGGGCACGAGCCCGTGCGACAGGCCGGACGCCACGTGTCAGGGCCCGAACGGGACCAAATTCGCGGCGTCCGTTAGCAACGTGAGCTTCGTGCAGCCCACGACGGCCCTCCTGGAGGCCCACTTCACGGGCCGGTCGCGGGGCGTGTACAGCCCAGATTTTCCGGTCAGCCCGCTCCGCTGGTTCAACTACACCGGCACCCCTCCGAACAACACGGCGGTGGGGAATGTCACGAAGCTGGTGGTTCTGCCGTTCAACGCGAGTGTGGAGGTGGTGATGCAGGATACCAGTATTCTTGGAGCTGAGAGCCATCCCCTCCATCTCCATGgattcaatttttttgtggTTGGACAGGGTTTCGGAAACTACGACCCGGTTAATGACCCGAATAGCTTCAATCTGGTCGACCCAGTTGAGAGGAATACGGTTGGTGTGCCGGCGGGTGGATGGGTTGCCATTCGTTTTTTCGCTGATAATCCAG GTGTATGGTTCATGCATTGCCATCTTGAAGTTCACACGAGTTGGGGTTTGAAGATGGCATGGCTTGTTTTGGATGGGAAGCTTCCAAATCAAAAGCTCCTTCCTCCACCGTCCGATCTTCCCAAATGCTGA
- the LOC130988537 gene encoding leucine-rich repeat extensin-like protein 4: MKNRNSSCLLLTLFLILPIIVATAAVVVGGGIGVGGGGGVWIGGGINPPTSSSSAASKLSVAYAALQAWKAAITDDPLKITSSWNGPNVCSYKGVFCSDSVDFMGNSAGQVVAAIDLNHANLQGTLVKELSLLADLSLLHLNSNRFSGSVPPSFRDLASLTELDLSNNRFSGAFPAAVLYIPDLIYLDLRFNSFSGPIPEDLFEKKLDAIFLNNNLFSGELPQNLGNSPASVINLAYNKLSGAIPFSLGYMGIKEILFLNNRLTGCIPEGVGMWSDLQVLDVSSNSLMGHLPDSLSCLNNIEVLNLARNQLSGELPDLLCSLRSLVNLTVAANFFSGLSQDCDRTAGFGFDFSFNCIPGRELQRPQPDCTAVPGGSLSCLRIPAAGPLVCGGLVGAELTANQPP; the protein is encoded by the coding sequence ATGAAGAATAGGAATAGCAGCTGCCTCCTCCTCACACTCTTCCTAATCCTCCCCATCATCGTCGCTACAGCCGCAGTCGTAGTCGGCGGTGGCATTggcgtcggcggcggcggaggtgtGTGGATTGGCGGCGGAATCAACCCTCCgacctcctcctcctccgctgCCTCAAAGCTCAGCGTCGCCTACGCCGCCCTGCAGGCCTGGAAAGCCGCCATTACAGATGACCCCCTCAAGATCACGAGCTCGTGGAACGGCCCCAATGTCTGCTCCTACAAAGGCGTCTTCTGCTCCGATTCCGTCGATTTCATGGGCAATTCCGCTGGCCAAGTGGTGGCGGCGATCGATCTCAACCACGCCAATTTGCAAGGCACGCTGGTGAAAGAGCTCTCTCTCCTCGCCGATCTCTCCCTCCTCCACCTCAACAGCAACCGCTTCAGCGGCAGCGTGCCGCCGTCGTTCAGAGACCTCGCCTCGCTCACCGAATTAGACCTCAGCAACAACCGCTTCTCCGGCGCCTTCCCCGCCGCGGTTCTCTACATTCCAGATCTCATCTATCTAGATCTCAGGTTCAACAGCTTCTCCGGTCCGATTCCGGAAGACCTATTCGAGAAGAAACTCGACGCCATCTTCCTCAACAACAACCTCTTCTCCGGCGAGCTGCCACAGAATCTAGGCAATTCTCCGGCATCTGTGATAAATCTGGCCTACAACAAGCTGAGCGGCGCGATCCCCTTCAGCTTGGGCTACATGGGGATCAAGGAGATCCTGTTCCTCAACAACCGCCTGACCGGCTGCATTCCCGAAGGCGTGGGGATGTGGTCGGATCTTCAGGTTTTGGATGTGAGCTCGAATTCACTGATGGGGCATTTGCCGGATTCTCTCTCGTGTTTAAACAATATCGAGGTTCTCAATTTGGCGCGCAACCAGCTCTCCGGCGAGCTGCCGGATTTACTCTGCTCGCTGCGGAGTTTGGTTAATTTGACGGTTGCGGCGAATTTTTTCTCCGGCCTCAGCCAGGATTGTGACAGGACCGCCGGCTTCGGGTTCGATTTCTCGTTCAACTGCATCCCCGGGAGGGAGCTGCAGCGGCCGCAGCCGGATTGCACGGCGGTTCCGGGAGGCAGCCTCAGCTGCCTTAGAATCCCTGCGGCGGGGCCTCTTGTTTGTGGGGGCTTGGTGGGGGCGGAGCTCACCGCGAATCAGCCCCCATGA